A portion of the Megalobrama amblycephala isolate DHTTF-2021 linkage group LG23, ASM1881202v1, whole genome shotgun sequence genome contains these proteins:
- the LOC125258710 gene encoding uncharacterized protein LOC125258710 — protein MSKGISGTALQWFESYLSDDPTVAGRIAACLTAISAWMKDHHLQLNLAKTELLVIGANPTLHHNLSVQLGSSTITPSRTVRNLEVVMDDCLSFTDHVAATTRSCIFALYNIRKIRPFLSEHSTQILVQALVLSRLDYCNALLAGLPACTIKPLQLIQNAAARLVFNEPKRAHVTPLFISLHWLPVAARIQFKALMFAYRTTAGSAPLYLNSLLQTYMPSRSLRSASERRLVVPSHRGTKSLSRTFSRSVPGWWNDLPRSIRAAESLAIFKKMLKTYLFRQHLTQ, from the exons ATGTCGAAGGGCATCTCGGGAACCGCACTCCAGTGGTTCGAGTCTTACCTCTCAG atgatccgacGGTTGCTGGTCGCATTGCAGCCTGCCTGACAGCCATTTCTGcctggatgaaggaccaccaccttCAACTCAACCTTGCAAAAACGGAACTGCTTGTGATCGGTGCCAACCCAACACTTCATCACAACCTTTCAGTTCAGCTTGGGTCTTCAACCATCACTCCTTCCAGGACAGTCAGAAACCTTGAAGTGGTGATGGATGATTGTTTAAGCTTCACAGATCATGTTGCAGCAACAACCCGGTCCTGCATATTTGCCTtgtacaacatcaggaagattagacccttcctatcggaacattccacacaaattcttgtccaagctcttgttctatccagactggactactgtaacgctctcttggctggccttccagcatgcactatcaagcctctacaactgatccagaatgctgcagcaagaCTGGTCTTCAACGAACCGAAGAGAGCGCACGTCACTCCTCTCTTCATCAGTCTGCACTGGCTGCCAGTAGCCGCTCGCAtccaattcaaggctctgatgtttgcctacagaacgaCTGCTGGCTCTGCACCGCTATACCTtaactcactacttcagacttacatgccctccagaagcttgcgttctgcaagtgaacgccgtcttgtggtgccatcacataggggcacaaaatcactctcacgGACCTTCTCCAGGTCtgttcctggctggtggaatgacctgccacgctctatccgagcagctgagtctctagccattttcaaaaaaatgctaaagacgtatctttttcgtcagcacttaacccagtaa